CGACGTGACCGATGGTGCCCACGTTCACGTGGGGCTTCGTGCGCTCGAACGTTCCTTTAGCCATGAGTGTGTCCTCCTGAGAGTGGACTGCCCGCTGTGCAGGCAAGCCTTGACAGTGTACAGGGCCGCCGCGTGAACGCAAAGAGGGTTCCTTGGGTTTCAGCGGTCGGTCCGGAATGGGGGCCTAGAGAAGAGGCGCGACCCACAAGAGGCCGCGCCATGTTGGAGCTTCTGGTCGGGATTGAACCGACGACCTCTCCCTTACCAAGGGAGTGCTCTACCACTGAGCTACAGAAGCGTTGGGGGGTGAGAAAGCGGGAAACGAGACTCGAACTCGCGACATTCAGCTTGGGAAGCTGACGCTCTACCAACTGAGCTATTCCCGCGTGATCGTGGTGGGCAGGGGCGGATTCGAACCGCCGTACACTTACGTGAACAGATTTACAGTCTGTCGCCTTTAACCACTCGGCCACCTACCCGTATTGTACCCACTGTTTCGCCTTTCTCAAAGCGCACAATCTTCCCTGTGGTGAGGTTGATTGTGTTTGAAGCCACCCAGGAGAATCGAACTCCCAACCTTCCGATTACAAGTCGGGTGCTCTACCAGTTGAGCTAGGGTGGCACCGTTCCTGTCTGAAAGCGCTGGAACAATGTCCGGCCTCTGAGTGCGGTTGTTCCGGCGCTGGGCGCGTTCACTTCCGGCTGTGAATAGTAGCAGTCCCCCCCAGGAGTGTCAATCACCTCCCGAATGCGGCCGCCGCGCTGCTCCACAGGCAGCCCGGTCAGGGCCACGAGCTGCGCCTTGAGCGATCCCTGAACCTGCGGTGCATATGCGCCATGTGGCGCATTTCGCAGCCAGCCGACAGGCGTATTCTCGCGGGCGCACAGGTGCGCCGCACCTTGAACCGCTCTGGCCCCGCCCTCCCCACCGCCTCAGGAGGCACCACCCTTGGACAGTTTCCGCTCCCTGCTCCCGTACCTGCGCCTGCACACCCGCCAGTACGTGATCGGGCTCATCGCCGTGGTCATCGCCACTGCCGTGAACCTGCTGCCGTACTACCTCATCCGCCTGACCATCGACGGCCTGACCGGGCAGGTGGACGGCAACGCCGCCACGCCCGGCATCACGGCCGCCACCGCCGGGCTGTACGCCCTGGGCGTCGTCGCCGCCGCCCTGACCGCGGGCTTTTTCATGCTGGTCATGCGCCGCAACATCGTCGTGGCGTCCCGCCAGTCCGAGTACGAGATCCGCCGCGATCTGTTCGGGCACCTGCAGACCCTCGACAAGCCCTACTACGACCGCGCCCGCACCGGCGACCTGATGAACCGCCTGACCGGCGACCTGAACGCCGTGCGCGAGATGCTGGGCTTCGGCGCGTGGCAGATCGTGAACATCGTCGCGGGCTTCATCTCGGCCTTCGCGGTCATGTTCAGCCTCAGCTGGCGCCTGACGCTGATCGTCGTGGCGATCGTGCCGGTCATCGTGGGCGTCCTGACGTACCTCGCGCGGCAGATCAACGTCCGCCACCGCCTGGCGCAGGAACAGAACTCGCTGATCTCCGCCAAGGCGCAGGAGAACTTCAGCGGCGCCCGCGTCGTCAAGGGCTACGCCATCGAGGACCGCGAGATCGACGACTACCGCGCCATGAACCTCGAACTGCTCCGCCGCAACATCGCCCTGACGAAGGTGGACGGCCCGCTGCGCTCCTTCATGAGCCTGCTGCTGGGCCTCGCGTTCGGCCTGATCCTGCTCGTCGGCGGCCGCCTGATCCTCGAACCCGGCAGCACCTTCACGGTCGGGATGTTCGTGCAGTTCGTCGGTACGCTGGAACGCCTGACCTTCCCCATGCTGATGATCGGCTGGATCACCAGCATCACCCAGCGCGGCCTGGCCTCCTGGCTGCGCCTGAAGGAGATCCTTGACGCGCAGCCGCTCGTGCGGGACGAACCCGGCCGCACCGACCCCAACATCCGCGCGCTGCGGGGCGACCTCAGCTTCGAGAACGTCACCCTGAAGTACGGGCAGACGACCGTCCTGAACGGCGTGAACCTGCACGTGCCCGCCGGGACGTTCCTGGGCATCACCGGCCCCACCGGCAGCGGCAAGACCCTGCTGGGCCAGCTGCTGACCCGCGCCATGGACCCCAGCAGCGGCACCGTGCGCCTTGACGGGCACGACGTGCGGACCGTGCCCCTGAGCGTCCTGCGCGACGCGATCAGCGTCGTCCCGCAGGAACCCTTCCTGTTCGGGGACAGCATCGCCAACAACATCGGCTTCGGCATTGAGGCCCGCGACCTGCCCATCGTACCCACGGGCGTCAGCGTGGTCGGCGCGCCCCCACCCGACGACATCCCCCAGACGCCCGACCCCGAACGCGTCCGCAACGCCGCGAGGCTCGCGGGCCTACTTGACGACGTGGAGGACTTCCCGCAGGGCTTCGACACCATGCTCGGCGAGCGCGGCGTCACCCTCAGCGGCGGGCAGCGGCAGCGCACCGCCATCGCCCGCGCCATCGTCCGGGAACCCGCCATCCTGATCCTCGACGACTCGCTGAGCGCCGTGGACACCGAGACCGAACGCCGCATCGTGGACGGCCTGCGCGAGGTCAGCCAGGGCCGCACCGTCATCCTGATCGCGCACCGCGTCAGCACCCTGCGCCACGCCGACCAGATCGTCGTGCTCGAGGATGGCCGCGTGACCGAACAGGGCAGCCACGACGACCTCCTGGCCCAGAACGGTCACTACGCCCAGCTGGAACGCCTCCAGCGCCTCGCCAGCGACCTCGACAGCGAAGACGACCCCATCGCCGACCCTGAAGCGGCCGCCGATCAGCTCGAACAGGACCAGCTCCAGCTGAAGGTGACCCGATGACCCGCCCCGATCAGACCGACGCCTACCAGAAGGGCTTCGACGCGCAGCTCGTGCGGCGCATCCTGCACTACGTCCGCCCCTACCTGCCCCTCGTGATCGGCGGCGTGCTGCTGGCCCTGCTGATCTCACTGGCCTCCCCGCTGTTCGCCCTGATTCAGCGGCACGCCATCGACGCGTACCTCTCCCCGCTGGCGCAGGGACAGGCCACCAGCCGCGACGCGCTGATCAGCGGCCTGACCACCACCGCCCTGGCCTACATGGGCCTGAAGGTCATGGAATTCGCCCTGCAGTACGGCTTCATCCTGACCATCGGCTACCTGGGCCAGAACGTCCTGCGTGACATCCGCGCCGACGTGTTCAGCAAGTTGCAGCGCCTGCACCTCGCGTACTTCGACCAGAACCCCGTCGGGCGCCTGATCACCCGCGTCACCAGCGACGTGGACGCCATCAACCAGTTCATCACCGGCGGCCTCGTCAGCCTGATCCAGAGCACATTCATCATCGTCGTATACGTCGTGATCATGCTCACCGTGAACTGGCGCCTGGCGTTGATCTCGTTCACGGTGCTGCCCGTCCTGTTCCTCGCCACCCGCTTCTTCCAGACTCGCCTGCGCGACTCGTTCCGCGTGACCCGCACCCAGCAGGCCATCGTGAACAGCAAACTGAACGAGAACATCACCGGCATGCTCACCGTGCAGCTGTTCGCCCGGCAGAAACGCAGCGCGCTGGACTTCAACCTCAGCAACCGCGCGCTGCTCGCCGCGAACGAGAACAGCGTCAAGTGGTTCTCGCTGTTCATGCCCGTCGTCGCCGTGCTCGCCCAGGTGGCCGTCGCGCTGATCCTGTACTTCGCCGCGCGGCAGATCCTCGGCGTGGACGGCGTGGTCGCCGGAGCCATCACCGTCGGGACGCTGTTCGCGTTCGTGCAGCTCTCGCAGCAGCTGTTCCAGCCCATCCAGGACCTCGCGGACGTGTTCAACAACCTGCAGGCGGCCATGGCCAGCAGCGAACGCATCTTCGGCGTGCTCGACACCGAGGAAGCCATCCAGGACAAACCGGACGCCAAGACCCTGCCGGACTTCCAGGGCCGCGTCACCTTCGACAAAGTCTGGTTCGCGTACGACCAGGACGTCACCGCCACCACCCCCGACACCGACGACCGCTGGATCCTGCGCGGCATCGACCTGGACATCCAGCCCGGCGAGAGTGTCGCCCTGGTCGGCGCGACCGGCGCGGGCAAGACCAGCGTCACGGCCCTCGTCAGCCGCTTCTACGACGTGCAGCGCGGCGCGGTGAAGGTGGACGGCGTGAACGTCCGCGACCTCCAGCAGCACGACCTGCGCAAACACGTGGGTGTCGTGCTGCAGGACGTGTTCCTGTTCGCGGGCACCATCGAGAGCAACCTCACCCTGAACAACCCCGCCATTCCCCACGAGCGCGTCGTGGAGGCCTGCCGGTACGTCGGCGTGCACGACTACATCCTCAGCCTCGAGCACGGCTACCAGACCGAGGTCCGTGAACGCGGCGCGACCCTGTCCACCGGGCAGAAGCAGCTGCTGGCCTTCGCCCGCGCGCTGATCCAGAACCCGGACATCCTGCTCGTGCTCGACGAGGCCACCGCCAACGTCGACACCGAAACCGAACTGCGCATCCAGGCCGCGCTGGAACGCGTCATGCGCGGCCGGACCAGCATCATCATCGCCCACCGCCTCAGCACCATCGAACACTGCGACCGCATCGTGGTCATGCGCAAGGGCCGCATCGTCGAACAGGGCAGCCACCGCCAGCTGCTCGACAAGGGCGGCTACTACGCCAAACTGCACCGCCTCCAGTACGCGCAGGGCGACGCTGCCGACTGAACCAGAATGCCGAGGGGGCGCCGCTGCGGTACCGTCCGCAACCGGCGCCCCTTTCCCGTGGAGGTCAGCGGTAGGTGACGTTCAGCGTGACCTGCGTGCCCTCGCCCAGCGTGAGGTAGTCGCTCAGGCCGTTGCTGCGGGCCGTGCCGCCCGTGAAGGCGAGGCGCAGCTGCGTGCTGCCCACCCGGTTGATCGCCGCGAGCCCCGAGGCGTTCAGCGGTGCGCTGAGGGTGGTGCCCGCCGCCGTGCCCGCAGGCGCCGCGAAGGAGGCCGCGCCTGCCGCCGTGACGGCCACCGCGAAGTCGTCCGTGCCCAGTGCGCAGGTGGCGCCCAGACAGCCGCCCTTCACGTCCGCCGTCAGGGCCGCGCCGCCCGCCCAGGGATTCCCGTTCGGCACGAGGCTGTAGCGCACCGTCAGGGTCGCGCCGGTCACGGTCGCGCCGTCCGGCAGGCTGGACGTGTCGAACGACAGCACGCCCTTCCACGGGGCGTCCGCGTTGTCCCCCACACTGATCCCGCCCGACGCGACGACGTACCCGCCGGTCGTGGCGGACGGCGTGTTCGCCGCCACGTACCCGTCCTGCGCCGCCACCGAGCTGAACGACACCGCCGTGTCCGGCGCGGCCGTCAGCGTGTACGCGTACGTCTGCGGGGCCGACGCGTTCCCCGCCGTGTCCACCGCGTACGCCCGCACCGTGCCGCTGCTGCTCAGCGTGACGCTGCCCCCGCCCGCCAGCGCGACCCGCGAGGCACTGCTGACCGGATCGCTGCCGTCCGTGGTGGCATACACCGTGCCCGGCTCATTGACGGACAGCGTGACCGTCAGCGGCCCCACGTACGTGCCCGGCGCAGGCGACACGCTCACGACCGGCGCGGTCGTGTCCGGCGTCGTGCCGCCCCCACCCCCCGACCCCGCGCTGAAGAAGCGCCACATCTCCGCGCTGGCGTCCGGTCCCTTCGGGTCCGTGTACGACCCGGCGGTACTCCCACCACTCCAGGCGTGCCCCATGCCCGTCACGGACCACTGCTCGACCACGCCACCCGCGAAGGACTTCACGGTGTACGCCCGGCCGCCAGTCCCGCCCACCGTCCCCGTGCGGGACGTGACCTGCGCCGTACTGCGGCTTCCGTTGTCCTGCCCGTCGTCCGCGAGGTCGTTCGTCTGCACCCACTGCGCCGCCACCTGATCCCCGTTCACCGGGTACACCGTGTAATCGCTGCTGCCGTGGAACACGATGGTCCGCACCGTCCGCCTGAACGTCCCCATCGCGTTGAACGCCGCCGTGCCCTGCGCGTCCGGGTTCGGCCCGCCGCTGTTCATCGCCGTGAACGCCGCCGAGGAACTTGTGGCCGCCTTGAACTCCAGCCCCGACGCGACGCCCACGCCGCTGAACACGTCCGGGTACGTGGCCCCCATGATCACGCTCATGGCCGCGCCCGCCGACAGGCCCGCCACGTACACCCGCGCGGGGTCCACGTTCACCCTGCCCTTCACGGCGTCCACGACCGCCCTGATCGCCGCCGGTTCCCCCTGCCCGCGCGCCTGATGCGCCGGTTCAAACCAGTTCCAGCATTTGTTCTGATTGGCGCTTGCGGGCTGCTCCGGGTACACGACCAGGAACCCCTGCGTGTCCGCCAGATCGTTCATGCGTGTCCCCGCCGCGAAATCCGCCGGGGACTGCGTGCAGCCGTGCAGCATGACCACCAGGGGCCGCGCCGCGCCCGCCCCGGCCGTGGGCGTGTACAGCGTGTAGTTGCGGGTCACGCCAGCCCCGGTCGCGCTGCCGGTAGTCGTGGTGCCGGTCGCCTGCGCGTGCAGTGCGGGCGGCGCGGACAGGAGAGAGGACGGAGCCTGCGCGCAGGCAGCCAGCAGCAGCGGCAAAGACAGCAGGGCGGCGCGGTTCATGACGGACCTCACAGGAAGCGGGCGCGGCGCGCTCCGGCAGCGGAACGACAGCAGTTCCGACGCGGGCCGCCGGGAGAAGGAATTGAGGCTAGACCCGCCCACCCTAAGCGCCGGGCGTCACACGCCGGTTACACACAGCAGGCGGGGTGCAGGCTTCACGGCTCCCTGCGCCCCGCCTCGCCCGGTCGCCGTTACAGGTACGCCAGCGCCCAGTCCCGCGCGCCGTGATCCAGCCCGGCGCGCAGCAGCGCGAGACCGTCCGGCGCGGTGTCCGCGTGGTGAGGCGCGCCGTCCAGCCGCGCCTGGAACTCCTCCAGCGGCAGGCGCGTGGGCGGCATCAACGTCGCGCGCACCACGCTGCCCTGCGCGTCGTACCGCGCGCCGTACACGTTCCCCTTGCGGGCATCCAGCGACACGCCCTGCACGCCGTCCCCGCCCACCAGCGCCTCCAGCGTGCTGACCCCCAGGACCGGCGCGCCCCACACCCGCCCCAGGCCCAGCGCGTAACTCGCGCCCACCCGCACGCCCGTGTACGACCCCGGCCCCGTGCCGATCACCACGGCGTCCGCCCGCAGCGGCACCCCCGCCTGCGCGAATAGCGCCTGCACCGCGCCCGGCAGCAGCTCCGCGTGCGCCCGGCCCACCTCACGCGACACCCCCAGCGACCCGCCCGGCCACACCAGCGCCAGCGTCAGCCACGGCGTCGCCGTGTCCAGCGCCAGGGTCACGTCCGGCTTCAGGGAGGCAGGGGCAGCGTGCTCAGTCATCGCCGGGCATTGTAGAGGCCGATTCCCCGGCGTTTGTCACCCCGCCGGGAACGTCGCTCAGGGGGCGGCGCAAAGCGGCCCGGTGGTATGCTCGATCATCATGACGAACACCGCCAGTATCGCCAAAGGACTCGAAGGCGTTCTCTTCACCGAGAGCAAACTGACGTTCATCAACGGCACCGAAGGCATCCTCACCCACCTGGGCATTCCGATTCAGGAATGGGCGGAGAACAGCACCTTCGAGGAACTGTCCCTGGCCCTGCTGAACGGCCAGCTGCCCACCGCCGCGCAGCTCGCGCAGTTCGACGCGGACCTGAAAGCCAACCGCGCCATTCCCGAAGCGCTCGTGGAGATCATCAAGGGTATGCCGCGCGGCGTGCACCCCATGCAGGCGCTGCGCACCGCCGTGTCCTACCTGGGCCTGCTGGACCCCCAGTCTGAGGACACCAGCCCCGAGGCCCGGCGCGCCATCGCCACGCGCATGATCGCGCAGTTCTCCACGATCATCGCCGCGATCAACCGCGCGCAGGAAGGGCAGGACATCATCGCGCCCCGCATGGACCTGACGCACGCTGGGAACTACTTGTACATGCTCAGCGGCAAGGAACCCACCGCCGAGCAGGCCCGCCTGTTCGACATCGCCCTGGTGCTGCACGTCGATCACGGCATGAACGCCAGCACGTTCACCGCGATCGCCACTGGCAGCACGCTGAGTGACATGTACTCCTGCATCACCAGCGCCATCGGCGCGCTGAAGGGCCCCCTGCACGGCGGCGCGAACGAGGCCGTCATGGACATGCTCGACGAGGTCGGCACGCCCGACAAGGCCGAAGGCTACATCACGAAGAAGCTCGACAACAAAGAGAAGATCATGGGTGTCGGGCACCGCGTGTACAAGTACTTCGACCCCCGCAGCCGCGTCCTGCGTGACTACGCCGAAGTGGTCGCCAGCAAGGAAGGCAAGAGCAACTACTACCAGATTCTCGAGACCATCGAGAAGGTCGTCGTGGACCGCATCGGCAGTAAGGGCATCTACCCGAACGTGGACTTCTACAGCGGCACCGTGTACAGCGACCTGGGCATCAAGAAGGAATACTTCACGCCCATCTTCGCGCTGGCCCGCATCAGCGGCTGGTGCGCCAGCCTGATCGAGTACACCGGCAACAACCGCCTCCTGCGCCCCGACGCCGTGTACACCGGCGCCACCGACGCGCACTACGTGCAACTGCAAGACCGCCAGTAACCGGCAGGACAGAAAGGGGCAGGCAACCCGCACGGGTCAGCCTGCCCCTCTTCCTGTTCTGTTCCCGCCTACGCGCAGATCGGTTCGACCACCCACGCCCCGTAATGATTCACGAAGTGCGCCCCGGACTCCCGGAACGCCCCCGCCACCTCCGGCAGGCGGCCCGGCTGGTCCGACACGTCCACGCTCAGCAGGATCTCGCCCCAGCCGAGCGCCTCCACGTAACGCTCCACATGCACCCGCTCGTCGGTCGCGCCCTGCATCAGCCGCAGCAACTGCGCCCACAACCCGTGCCGCCGCCCGTCCGCGTCCAGCGCCGCCACGCCGTCCTCACCCATCAGCAGCTGCACCGACTGATCCCCCAGCCCCAACGCCAGCAGCCGCGACGTGCACGCCTGCACGCCGTCCAGCGACCGGAACAGCCCGTACACCCGGCCCCGGCTGAGCATCGTGAAATGCATCGCGCCCGCCCGCGCCGCCCGACCTCGACCCTGCACGCCTCTGGTCATGCCCATCACCCCATGACTGCCGCTGCCCAGCCCACGGGCAGAACACACGTTCCGGCGACCACCCACCACGCCAACCGTCAGTTCAGGCCCCCACCGTACGCCGCCCGGACCACGCGGAATAGGCCCAAGCACACGGAAAGGGCCACGGGCACCGGCGCGCCCGTGACCCCGACGAAGCGTTACGCGCTCAGGCCCTTGCTGCCGTGCAGGGTGCGCTCCACCGTCTCCGTGACCTCCCGCTCGAAGCGGCGCAGGTGCTCCCGCAGACGGTCCAGTTCCGCCACGCCCAGATCCGCCAGCCACAGCACGCTGCGGCCCAGCACCGCGAACGTCAGCGGCGCGTCCTCATCCGCATCCTCCTCCGGGTCCACCGGATCGAGGTTCAGGATGCCGTAGTCCAGGCCCTGATTCATCAGGTTCATGCCCATCAGGATGTCCGGCAGGCTGTCCTCCTCGACGTACAGGTCCAGGTCCAGGTGCAGGCGCACGATCACCCCACCCTGCGGATCAGCCTCCGCGAACATCGCCACGCGCGTCTCACCGTCCTGGATCAGCGCGCCGTCCTCGACCGCCTCGACAGTCAGGCCGCTCTGTTGCAGCGCCGCCATGATCCGCTGCAGTTCCGACTGGGATGCTGTCATGCGCCGGAGTATAAAGCGCAACCACGCCCGGGACGGTCACGGCGTCCACGGTCCGTGGGGGAGGATGGTTGATGGTTGACAGTTGATGGATCTGTCCCCTCCATCAACTGTCAACCATCAACCTGAAACCCTTACGCGTGGTACAGCCACACGCCGCGCGCCTCGTTCCAGGTGCGGTACAGCTGCCCCAGCAGGCGCAGGTGCTCGACATGCGCCAGCGTCTCGGCCAGGGCGAAGCGGCGACCCGAGACGTTCAGGTCACGCGGGAACATCGCCAGGGACAGGTCGTAGGCGCTGCGGGGCTCGCGGGCCGCCTCGGCTGCCATGAAATCCAGCCGTTCGTGGTGATGGGCGCGCAGTTCGCGCGCGCGGGCCTGCACGCCGGTCATGACCGGCCCGTGGTGGCCGACCACGGCCCGCGCCGGGTTCAGTGCCTCCAGTTTCCCCAGCGTCTGCAGGTAATCGCCGAGCGGATCCGGGCGGGTGTACGCGTACAGGCCCACGTTCGGGCTGATGCGCGGCAGGATGGCGTCCCCGGCGATCAGGGTCCCCTCGGCTTCGTTCCAGAGGCCCAGGTGCCCGTCGGCGTGACCGGGCAGCCACAGCACCTCCCACGGCTGCCCCGAGAGTTCGACGTGCTGTCCCTCGCGCAGCGGCTGCACGCGCGACGCCGGATGCACCCGCTCGCGGCCTCGGCGGTTGTCGGCGCCCATGCTGTCCAGTGACTCGGGCGGCAGGCCGTGATCCCGCATGTGCTTCAGGTGCCCGGGCAGCCACTCCTCCCACAGGTGCCAGTAGCGTTCGCCGCGCCCGATCTCCACGTCCAGCATCTGCACCTGCGCGCCGCTGCGTTCCTCCACGACGCCCGCCAGTCCGTAGTGGTCCGGGTGGTGATGCGTGATGATCAACCGGTCCACGTCCGGCCAGTGCAGGCCCAGCGCCGCCAGTCCGTCCTCCAGCGCCGCGCGGGCCTCCGGGGTGTCCAGCGCGCAGTCGATCATCGTGACCGGCCCACCCGCCGGGCGGTCCAGCAGCACCGTCACGTACTTCATCGGGTACGGAATCGGCACCTGCAGGGCGTGAAGGTCGCCCAGAACGTGGGTCAGCAGCGGCGCGTCCGTCATGCCGCCGAGCGTACCACCACCCCGCCCGTCCGCTGGACACCGCGCCAGGAACACCGAAAAAGGGGGAGACCTCAACGCCTCTCCCAGTCTGGAGCACCCTCAGGGCAGCTTGCAGGTGTACGCGCCGCCCTGAATCTCACAGATGACCGGGCTGACCTGATCCGCCGTGACCCGCACCAGCAGGTTCTGCGCCGCGAACCGCCGGTCACGCGGCACCACGTTCAGCGCCACCACACCCGGCCGCAGCGGCAGGTCCAGTCCCACTCCCGGCTGCACCGTTCCAGCTCCCTGACGCTCAACGAATAGATCTGCCAGCAGGTCGCTGCGGACCGACAGCGTCCCCGTGATGGGCCGCAGCGTCACGTCCACGCGGCTCACGCTGTCCCCCACGATGTTCACGCGCTGCGTGACGGTCTTGTACCCACTGCGGGACACCTCCACCGACACCTGCCCCTCCGGCAGGTCCGGCACCGCGACGGGCGTGGTTCCCACCCGCGACCCATTCACCCGCACCAGAGCGTCCCTGAAGTTCGACGACACGTCCAGAGAACCGAACCGCACCACGCGGTACACCGTCGTGCCGACTGTATACGCCCCGGCCGGCAACGCGCGCGCCGCCGCCTCGACCACCCGCGACACGTCTGACACGCTGCGCGCCCCGGTCGCCGCTTCCAGCGGCATGGGCGCCAGACTGGCCACCGTGAACACCTGCGTGAACCCCTGCGTGCCCGGCAGGGGCGTCGAGATCACCTCGCCCGGGCGGGTCTGCACGGTCGGCAGGACCACCGCCCCACCCTGCGCGGGCAGCACGACCGACGTCACGAACGCCGGCCGGTCCGTACTGACGTTCAGTGATCCCGGGCCCGGCGCCCGGTACAGGGCGTCCTCGCCCGTGACCGGCTGCACGGGCCGTGACCCCGGCTGAACCGACACCCGCAGCTGCGCGCCCGACTGCGCCCGCAGCGGGGACGGCACGCACCCACTGAGCAGACCCGCCAGCACCAGCCCTGTAACCCCCGAGACCCCACGCTTCATAAGACCAGGGTAAGGCACGCGCGTGACCCGCACCTGACGGTTCCAGCGGCCCGCCCAGGCACCGGGCGTTCAGGCACGGGTAGGGGCGCGCCGCTCCAGTTCCGCCAGGGCGCCGCTGACGTGTGTCAGGGGGTTGCCGCTGCGGTGCACCCACGCGACCAGTCCGTCCGGGTCGATCAGGACCGTCACGCGGGACGCCATGTTCAGCAGGCCGCCCAGCGTGCCCATCACGCCGTACTGGCGGCACAGGCTGCGGTCCCCGTCCGGGATCAGGGGGTAGCTCAGGCGGCACGAGTCCCGGAACGCCGCCTGCCGCGCCTCGGTGTCGGTGCTCACGCCGATCACCTGCGCGCCCAGTCGCTCGAATTCCGGCAGGGCCGCCTCGAACCGCTGCGCCTCGATGCTGCACCCGGCGCTGCCCGCGCGCGGGTAGAAGTACAGGACCACCCAGCGACCCCGCAGCGCGCCGAGGCTGACGGTGCGGCCATCGTCGCTGCGGCGCGTGAAGTCGGGGGCGGGCTGTCCGGGCGTGACGCTCATGCGCCCGATTGTACGGGCCGCCCGTACAATGCGCCCGTGCCCGATCCCACCGAGTTCCTGCTGCGGCCCCTGCGCGAGTACGCGGGCGCCGTGGTGGTCGTGGGCGTGTCCGGCGGGGCGGACAGCGTGGCGCTGCTGCTGGCCCTGCGGCAGGCGGGCGCGCGGCCCGTGGCGGCGCACCTGGATCACGCCCTGCGGCCCGATTCCGCGCGGGACGCCGCATGGGTGGAGACGCTCGCCGCGCGGCTGGACGTGCCGTTCGTGGGCGCGCGAGTGGACGTGGGCGCGGTCGCCGCCCGGCGCGGCTGGAACACTGAGGACGCCGCCCGCCGCCTGCGCTACGACTTCCTGGCCCGCACCGCGAAGGCGCATGGCGCGCCGGTCATCCTGACCGCTCACACCCGCCGCGATCAGGCGGAGACGGTCCTGACGGCCCTGCTGCGGGGCGAGGCGGTCCTGCACGGCATTCCCGCCGCGCGCGAGCGGGTGCGGCGGCCCTGGCTGGACGTGCCCCGCGCCGACCTGGAAACGTTCCTGCGCGCCCAGGGGCAGGACTGGCGCGAGGACCCCACCAACGACGACCCGGCGTACACCCGCGCGTGGCTGCGCCGCGACGTGATGCCCATCCTGACCGCCCGCTACCCTGCGCTGGAGGCCACCCTGGCCCGCGTGGCGCGGCATCAGGCACAGGACGATGACGCACTGACCAACCAAGCGGAGCGGATCACATCGCACCTGCCTCTGCGCGCCGTGCCGCCCGCCGTGCTGCGCCGCTGGTTGCGCGCCCGCCTGCGGGACGCAGGGCTGGACGCGCACGCCACGCACTTCGACACCCTAGCGGAGGCCCTGACGACGGGCGGCACCACGCACCTCGACCTGCCTGGCGCGCACCCCGTCACCGTCACCGGGGGGAGGTTGCACCTGACCTCGCAGACGTACTCGGACCCCGACTTCCCCCTCCCGGACGGCTGGACGCGCCAAACCCGGCAGCCCGGCGACCGCATCCACCTGCCCGGCGGCACCCGCAAGCTCAGCGACGTGCTGACCGACCGGCACGTGCCCCGCGCCGACCGCGACCGTGTGCCCCTGCTTGTCAGTGACGAGGGCGTGCAGTGGATCGGCCTCCAGCCGCCCGTCTGGGCCAGCGGAGCCCGGGAAAACGC
The Deinococcus sedimenti DNA segment above includes these coding regions:
- a CDS encoding citrate/2-methylcitrate synthase, which gives rise to MTNTASIAKGLEGVLFTESKLTFINGTEGILTHLGIPIQEWAENSTFEELSLALLNGQLPTAAQLAQFDADLKANRAIPEALVEIIKGMPRGVHPMQALRTAVSYLGLLDPQSEDTSPEARRAIATRMIAQFSTIIAAINRAQEGQDIIAPRMDLTHAGNYLYMLSGKEPTAEQARLFDIALVLHVDHGMNASTFTAIATGSTLSDMYSCITSAIGALKGPLHGGANEAVMDMLDEVGTPDKAEGYITKKLDNKEKIMGVGHRVYKYFDPRSRVLRDYAEVVASKEGKSNYYQILETIEKVVVDRIGSKGIYPNVDFYSGTVYSDLGIKKEYFTPIFALARISGWCASLIEYTGNNRLLRPDAVYTGATDAHYVQLQDRQ
- a CDS encoding PEGA domain-containing protein, which translates into the protein MKRGVSGVTGLVLAGLLSGCVPSPLRAQSGAQLRVSVQPGSRPVQPVTGEDALYRAPGPGSLNVSTDRPAFVTSVVLPAQGGAVVLPTVQTRPGEVISTPLPGTQGFTQVFTVASLAPMPLEAATGARSVSDVSRVVEAAARALPAGAYTVGTTVYRVVRFGSLDVSSNFRDALVRVNGSRVGTTPVAVPDLPEGQVSVEVSRSGYKTVTQRVNIVGDSVSRVDVTLRPITGTLSVRSDLLADLFVERQGAGTVQPGVGLDLPLRPGVVALNVVPRDRRFAAQNLLVRVTADQVSPVICEIQGGAYTCKLP
- a CDS encoding MBL fold metallo-hydrolase — encoded protein: MTDAPLLTHVLGDLHALQVPIPYPMKYVTVLLDRPAGGPVTMIDCALDTPEARAALEDGLAALGLHWPDVDRLIITHHHPDHYGLAGVVEERSGAQVQMLDVEIGRGERYWHLWEEWLPGHLKHMRDHGLPPESLDSMGADNRRGRERVHPASRVQPLREGQHVELSGQPWEVLWLPGHADGHLGLWNEAEGTLIAGDAILPRISPNVGLYAYTRPDPLGDYLQTLGKLEALNPARAVVGHHGPVMTGVQARARELRAHHHERLDFMAAEAAREPRSAYDLSLAMFPRDLNVSGRRFALAETLAHVEHLRLLGQLYRTWNEARGVWLYHA
- the tilS gene encoding tRNA lysidine(34) synthetase TilS, with protein sequence MPDPTEFLLRPLREYAGAVVVVGVSGGADSVALLLALRQAGARPVAAHLDHALRPDSARDAAWVETLAARLDVPFVGARVDVGAVAARRGWNTEDAARRLRYDFLARTAKAHGAPVILTAHTRRDQAETVLTALLRGEAVLHGIPAARERVRRPWLDVPRADLETFLRAQGQDWREDPTNDDPAYTRAWLRRDVMPILTARYPALEATLARVARHQAQDDDALTNQAERITSHLPLRAVPPAVLRRWLRARLRDAGLDAHATHFDTLAEALTTGGTTHLDLPGAHPVTVTGGRLHLTSQTYSDPDFPLPDGWTRQTRQPGDRIHLPGGTRKLSDVLTDRHVPRADRDRVPLLVSDEGVQWIGLQPPVWASGARENAAQPPDPLHAAMGEALAQARQAAGAQEVPVGAVILGPDSTVIGRGRNTSREHGDMTRHAELQALREAARTLGTPYLTACTLVVTLEPCPMCLGAALEARIGHIVYGAANPKAGALGGVTDLLAAHWGHAPRVTPGIRAREAARLLKDVFSQLRAQRS
- a CDS encoding peroxiredoxin codes for the protein MSVTPGQPAPDFTRRSDDGRTVSLGALRGRWVVLYFYPRAGSAGCSIEAQRFEAALPEFERLGAQVIGVSTDTEARQAAFRDSCRLSYPLIPDGDRSLCRQYGVMGTLGGLLNMASRVTVLIDPDGLVAWVHRSGNPLTHVSGALAELERRAPTRA